A window of Methanobacterium veterum contains these coding sequences:
- a CDS encoding MarR family winged helix-turn-helix transcriptional regulator, whose translation MTYELELVEAVDRLTELMGNFQNQILSGALKNFTLRQLYYIELINKHENISVSEIAKMLGVKKSTVSIAINQLIDRGIVTKIQSNDDKRFYFLGLTPEGKTIIKIHMQVHKNAIKKILDVLNEDEVENFIKIVGKITTSGL comes from the coding sequence ATGACTTATGAACTTGAACTGGTAGAGGCAGTTGATAGATTAACCGAACTGATGGGAAACTTCCAGAATCAGATTTTAAGCGGTGCTTTAAAAAATTTCACCCTGCGCCAGCTGTATTATATCGAGTTAATCAACAAGCACGAAAATATAAGCGTGTCTGAAATAGCAAAGATGTTGGGTGTTAAGAAATCTACAGTTTCTATCGCCATTAACCAGCTGATAGATCGAGGCATCGTGACTAAAATTCAATCAAATGATGATAAACGATTTTATTTCCTCGGGTTAACACCTGAAGGTAAGACTATAATTAAAATACACATGCAAGTTCACAAAAATGCAATTAAAAAGATTTTGGATGTTTTAAATGAAGATGAAGTTGAGAACTTCATTAAAATCGTAGGTAAAATTACAACATCAGGACTGTAA
- a CDS encoding HD domain-containing protein, which yields MQNELQGESSGHDWWHVYRVWKNSVYIGREENADLFVTQLAALLHDIADWKFHGGNENIGPGVAREWLEKLHVEEDIISHIIDIVRDISFRGAGVKTPMKTIEGMVVQDADRLDAIGAIGIGRAFAYGGHKGREMYNPDIKPVMHQSFEQYKNNKGPTINHFYEKLLLLKGLMNTETAKEIAEDRHKFMEQFLDRFFEEWEVSD from the coding sequence GTGCAGAATGAGTTACAGGGAGAAAGTTCTGGACATGACTGGTGGCATGTTTACCGTGTCTGGAAAAATTCAGTCTATATCGGCAGAGAGGAAAATGCAGATCTTTTCGTAACCCAGCTTGCAGCTTTACTCCACGACATAGCAGACTGGAAGTTCCACGGCGGAAATGAAAATATTGGCCCGGGAGTTGCACGAGAATGGCTTGAAAAGTTGCATGTGGAAGAGGATATAATTTCACATATAATTGATATTGTAAGAGATATATCTTTTAGGGGTGCTGGGGTTAAGACACCTATGAAAACCATTGAAGGCATGGTTGTCCAGGATGCAGATAGATTAGATGCTATTGGTGCCATTGGTATAGGCAGGGCATTCGCTTACGGAGGACATAAAGGGCGTGAAATGTACAATCCTGATATTAAACCTGTAATGCACCAGTCATTTGAGCAGTACAAAAACAATAAAGGACCCACTATAAACCATTTTTATGAAAAATTACTTCTATTAAAGGGCTTAATGAACACTGAAACTGCTAAAGAAATTGCAGAAGATAGACATAAGTTTATGGAGCAGTTTCTGGATAGATTCTTTGAAGAATGGGAAGTATCTGATTGA
- a CDS encoding 3-isopropylmalate dehydratase small subunit, which yields MKGKAWKFGNDIDTDLILPGRYLVLRCESDLAQHLMEGADPEFPKKVKKGDIIVGGKNFGCGSSREHAPIAMKGAGISAVVAESFARIFYRNAINLGIPLIEIKDISKHVSQGDELEIDMEKGVLKNLTTGEEFTIKGLPGFMRNILNKGGLIPYLKEEIAKGEL from the coding sequence ATGAAAGGAAAAGCATGGAAATTTGGAAACGATATTGACACTGATCTAATCCTCCCTGGAAGATATCTGGTTTTAAGATGTGAATCAGACCTTGCACAGCATTTAATGGAAGGGGCAGACCCAGAATTCCCCAAAAAAGTAAAAAAAGGAGATATAATTGTTGGAGGTAAGAATTTCGGCTGCGGCTCATCAAGAGAGCACGCACCTATAGCGATGAAAGGCGCAGGTATCTCTGCAGTAGTCGCAGAATCATTCGCAAGAATATTCTACCGAAACGCTATAAACCTAGGTATACCTCTCATAGAAATAAAAGATATCTCCAAACACGTTTCGCAAGGAGATGAACTTGAAATAGATATGGAGAAAGGAGTCCTAAAGAATTTAACCACTGGAGAAGAATTCACCATCAAAGGATTACCTGGATTCATGCGCAATATACTGAATAAAGGAGGGCTCATCCCCTACTTAAAAGAAGAAATTGCTAAAGGCGAATTATAG
- a CDS encoding DUF4332 domain-containing protein, which produces MVDDYYIDLEKYPLIKFKQELTEADLLPSRKILKEQIDTRFKILESKGIKNLSDLSTSLKTPKKAKEFAERSGLPQDYILILRREVNSYLPKPVHLEKFPGIEKDTLNKLNSKGIKNTAHLFKIIKTQEDRAKLAAETKISPEEILELTKLTDLSRVKWIGPIFARMFLDSGTDTVKKLSNADAKALYGKLIQINNEKRYTKGRFIESDVELCIKVSKMVPMTIIY; this is translated from the coding sequence ATGGTTGACGACTATTATATTGACCTTGAAAAGTACCCCTTAATTAAATTTAAGCAGGAACTAACAGAAGCAGACCTTCTTCCAAGCAGAAAAATATTGAAAGAGCAAATTGATACCAGATTTAAAATTTTAGAAAGTAAAGGAATTAAAAATCTGAGTGATCTATCAACTTCATTGAAAACTCCCAAAAAAGCTAAAGAATTTGCTGAAAGGTCAGGCTTACCTCAAGATTATATTTTAATTTTAAGAAGGGAAGTAAACAGCTATTTACCTAAACCAGTGCACCTTGAAAAGTTTCCAGGCATTGAAAAAGATACTTTAAACAAATTAAACAGCAAGGGTATTAAAAATACTGCCCATTTATTTAAAATAATTAAAACTCAGGAGGACAGAGCCAAATTAGCTGCTGAAACTAAGATAAGTCCAGAAGAAATACTGGAATTAACCAAATTAACTGATTTATCAAGGGTTAAATGGATTGGACCAATTTTTGCACGGATGTTTTTAGATTCTGGAACAGATACTGTAAAAAAACTATCAAATGCAGATGCAAAAGCTCTTTATGGAAAACTTATTCAAATTAATAATGAAAAAAGATATACAAAGGGCAGATTTATCGAAAGCGACGTTGAACTCTGTATTAAAGTTTCTAAAATGGTTCCAATGACAATAATTTACTGA
- a CDS encoding ABC transporter ATP-binding protein — MNNAVLEFNNVWKTYTMGDELINALAGLNMSLKKGSFTAVMGPSGSGKSTFLHVAGILDMPSSGMIKINGKETKKLSVKEQARLRRNEIGFIFQRFNLMSQLTVLENVMLPMIKEDTKKAIDLLNRMGLGSKSNKYPGQLSGGEQQRVAIARALINDPSIILADEPTGELDTKNADSIMQVLKDLNQKDGVSIVVVTHNQASADFADEILHMSDGNFVNNGSK, encoded by the coding sequence ATGAATAATGCAGTACTTGAATTTAATAATGTTTGGAAAACTTATACAATGGGAGATGAATTGATAAACGCCCTTGCAGGTTTAAACATGTCCCTGAAGAAAGGTTCCTTTACGGCAGTCATGGGACCGTCTGGATCAGGTAAATCAACATTCCTGCACGTGGCAGGAATACTGGACATGCCTTCAAGTGGTATGATTAAAATTAATGGGAAAGAGACCAAGAAGTTATCGGTTAAAGAGCAGGCGAGGCTTAGAAGAAATGAAATCGGTTTTATATTCCAGCGGTTTAATCTGATGTCACAGCTTACAGTCCTTGAAAATGTCATGCTCCCCATGATAAAAGAGGATACAAAAAAAGCTATAGACCTTTTAAACAGAATGGGATTGGGCTCAAAATCTAATAAATATCCTGGGCAGCTTTCTGGTGGAGAACAACAGCGTGTAGCAATAGCTAGAGCACTTATAAATGATCCATCTATTATTCTGGCGGATGAACCAACAGGAGAACTCGATACCAAAAATGCGGACTCTATAATGCAGGTCCTTAAAGATCTGAATCAAAAGGACGGAGTAAGCATTGTTGTTGTTACCCATAATCAGGCATCAGCAGATTTTGCTGACGAAATTCTCCATATGAGTGACGGTAATTTCGTTAATAATGGGAGTAAATAG
- a CDS encoding aldo/keto reductase — protein MLYRTFGKTGKKVSILGFGCMRLPIIDNNPERINEPLATEMLHYAIDHGVNYIDTAYPYHGLDATQGGMSEIFVGNVLKEGYRDQVYLSTKLPSWNIEKKEDLNYYLDMQLKRLQTDSIDFYLLHGLGKNTWSNLKELDVLEFMDSALEDGRIKYAGFSYHDEIELFKEIIDSYNWSFALIQYNYMDEDFQAGKEGLEYMAARDIGTAIMEPLRGGCLTNNIPPDIQAVWDKAPVKRSPVEWALRFLWDHSEVNVVLSGMSKMEQVIENIKIAENGHVNSLTAEERNLIQEAKDTYIERIHAGCTGCNYCMPCPNGVDIPTNLNILNDLYIYQNMEKPAGSYAFIKAKNANASVCDDCGDCEEKCTQKLEIRKYLKEVVETFEK, from the coding sequence TTGTTATACAGAACTTTTGGAAAAACAGGGAAAAAAGTTTCAATACTCGGTTTTGGATGCATGAGGCTTCCAATAATCGACAACAACCCTGAAAGAATAAATGAACCGCTGGCAACAGAAATGCTCCATTACGCCATAGATCACGGCGTGAATTATATTGACACTGCTTACCCTTATCACGGCCTCGATGCAACACAAGGAGGCATGAGTGAAATATTTGTTGGAAATGTTCTAAAAGAAGGATACAGGGATCAAGTGTATCTTTCCACTAAATTACCCAGTTGGAATATCGAGAAAAAAGAAGACCTCAATTATTACCTGGATATGCAGCTTAAAAGGCTGCAAACTGACAGTATAGATTTTTATCTTTTACACGGTCTTGGTAAAAATACATGGTCAAACTTAAAAGAACTTGATGTCCTTGAATTTATGGACTCTGCACTTGAAGACGGCCGTATAAAGTACGCTGGTTTTTCATATCACGACGAAATTGAACTTTTTAAGGAGATTATAGACTCTTACAACTGGAGTTTCGCCTTGATTCAGTACAACTATATGGATGAAGACTTCCAGGCTGGAAAAGAAGGGCTTGAATATATGGCTGCCAGAGACATCGGTACTGCAATTATGGAACCACTTCGAGGAGGCTGTCTCACAAATAATATTCCTCCAGATATTCAGGCTGTATGGGATAAGGCCCCAGTTAAAAGAAGCCCTGTAGAATGGGCCCTGCGCTTCCTATGGGACCATTCAGAAGTGAATGTGGTTTTAAGCGGCATGAGTAAAATGGAGCAGGTTATAGAAAACATTAAAATTGCAGAAAATGGACATGTGAACAGCCTCACTGCTGAAGAGAGAAATCTGATTCAGGAGGCTAAAGATACTTACATTGAAAGGATTCATGCTGGATGTACCGGCTGTAATTACTGCATGCCTTGCCCCAATGGGGTCGATATTCCCACCAACCTGAACATTTTAAACGATCTGTACATTTACCAGAACATGGAAAAACCCGCTGGAAGTTATGCATTTATTAAAGCCAAAAATGCAAATGCATCAGTTTGTGATGACTGCGGTGACTGTGAGGAAAAATGCACGCAAAAACTCGAGATAAGGAAATACCTTAAAGAAGTGGTGGAAACGTTTGAAAAATAG
- the hacA gene encoding homoaconitase large subunit, with amino-acid sequence MSMTIAEKIFAKASGKKEVEAGDVVMSNIDVAMTHDLTGPLSVEAFEKIGVPKVWDPEKIVILFDHQVPADSLDAVTNHMIMRKFVKEQGITNFYDVREGVCHQVLPEKGHVVPGEIVVGTDSHTCTHGALGAFATGIGSTDMSMVFATGKLWFKVPETIKFNIEGTLPEHTYAKDVVLNIIGHVGADGATYKACQFAGETTSNMSVSDRMVMCNMAIEMGGKTGLVEPDQKTVNYLKNRTNKSYDIIKGDDDAESLEIIDIDVNDLEPQIACPHNVDNVHGISKVEGTPIDQVFLGSCTNGRIQDLRDAAKILKGNKVSDSIRMLVIPASREVYTKALNEGLMNIFVDSGALVCNPCCGPCLGGHVGLIGPGEVSLSTSNRNFKGRQGSSEGEVYLSSAAVAAASAITGKIEDPRNL; translated from the coding sequence ATGTCCATGACAATAGCAGAGAAAATATTTGCAAAGGCTTCTGGTAAGAAAGAGGTAGAAGCTGGAGACGTGGTCATGTCCAACATTGATGTTGCAATGACCCATGATCTTACAGGACCTTTATCTGTAGAAGCTTTTGAAAAAATAGGAGTACCCAAAGTCTGGGACCCTGAAAAAATCGTAATCCTTTTCGATCATCAGGTACCTGCAGACTCACTTGATGCTGTCACGAACCATATGATAATGAGAAAATTCGTGAAAGAACAGGGAATAACCAATTTTTACGACGTTAGAGAAGGCGTATGCCACCAGGTTCTCCCAGAAAAGGGGCATGTAGTCCCTGGAGAAATTGTAGTTGGAACTGATTCACACACATGTACACATGGAGCTTTAGGAGCTTTTGCAACAGGCATAGGTTCAACCGACATGTCAATGGTTTTTGCAACAGGAAAACTATGGTTTAAAGTGCCAGAAACAATTAAATTCAACATAGAAGGAACACTTCCAGAACACACCTATGCAAAGGATGTGGTACTCAACATAATAGGCCATGTTGGTGCTGACGGTGCAACATATAAAGCATGCCAATTTGCAGGCGAAACCACAAGCAACATGTCAGTTTCTGATAGGATGGTTATGTGTAACATGGCTATCGAGATGGGTGGTAAAACAGGGCTCGTTGAGCCAGATCAAAAAACAGTGAACTACCTTAAAAACCGTACTAACAAATCATATGATATAATCAAAGGAGATGATGACGCAGAATCCCTTGAAATTATTGATATTGATGTTAATGATCTTGAACCACAAATTGCATGCCCACACAATGTGGATAATGTCCACGGAATCTCCAAAGTTGAAGGAACACCTATAGACCAGGTTTTCCTCGGTTCATGTACCAACGGCCGAATTCAAGACCTTAGAGACGCTGCAAAAATTCTTAAAGGAAACAAAGTTTCAGACAGCATCAGGATGCTTGTAATCCCTGCTTCACGTGAAGTTTACACCAAAGCGCTGAACGAAGGACTAATGAATATTTTCGTAGATTCTGGAGCACTTGTTTGCAACCCATGCTGCGGACCATGTCTCGGCGGACACGTAGGGCTCATCGGACCCGGAGAAGTCAGCCTCTCAACATCAAACAGGAACTTTAAAGGAAGACAGGGCAGCAGCGAAGGTGAAGTTTACCTTAGTTCTGCAGCAGTTGCAGCGGCATCTGCAATCACTGGAAAAATTGAAGATCCGAGGAATCTGTAA
- a CDS encoding class I SAM-dependent methyltransferase yields the protein MEQIDKNRFHLQKMAVNYDKMCQITVPGYDFLQNAAIDILKFENIEEIILLDLGAGSGILIEKVLKEFPDSSCYYLDSSDEFMSVAKERLQKYEDRVNYIKSDFCKNWESKITEKPTVITSMSAIHHLQTKNKKKLYQKCYDMLEEGGWFFNIDEMKTVTEDAYLKNLYYWIYHAQKQKYTISDDLSSSYEAWMEKFSNWKKRNLDNAHIPKQEGDDIHEPFLAQLDCLREIGFTETDIFSKHMLWCLIGGKKSF from the coding sequence ATGGAACAAATAGACAAAAACCGTTTTCACCTGCAAAAAATGGCAGTTAACTATGATAAAATGTGTCAAATAACTGTGCCCGGATATGATTTCCTGCAGAACGCCGCGATAGATATCTTAAAATTTGAAAATATTGAGGAAATCATTCTTTTAGATTTAGGAGCTGGAAGCGGTATTTTAATTGAAAAGGTACTGAAAGAGTTTCCAGATTCAAGTTGCTACTACTTAGATTCTTCTGATGAATTCATGTCTGTTGCAAAGGAGAGGTTACAGAAATATGAAGACAGAGTGAATTATATCAAGTCTGATTTCTGCAAAAACTGGGAGTCAAAAATTACAGAGAAACCCACTGTGATCACATCCATGTCTGCAATTCACCACCTTCAAACAAAAAACAAAAAGAAACTGTACCAAAAATGTTATGATATGCTTGAAGAAGGCGGTTGGTTTTTTAATATCGATGAAATGAAAACAGTGACTGAAGATGCATACTTAAAAAACCTTTACTATTGGATTTATCATGCCCAAAAACAAAAATACACGATTTCTGATGATCTATCCTCATCTTATGAAGCATGGATGGAAAAATTCAGCAACTGGAAAAAAAGAAATTTAGATAACGCCCATATTCCAAAACAGGAAGGAGATGACATTCACGAGCCTTTTTTAGCCCAATTGGATTGTCTAAGAGAGATAGGCTTCACTGAAACCGATATCTTCTCTAAGCACATGTTATGGTGCTTAATAGGTGGAAAAAAATCATTTTAA
- a CDS encoding nucleoside deaminase: MDKFMQAAVEEAKKGLSEEGIPIGSVLIHKGKIIGRGHNRRVQNGSTILHGEMDALENAGRHPSVFYRECVLYTTLSPCPMCSGAILLYGIPQVIIGENKNFMGEEELLRSRGVKVEVIQDPSCIEMMSCFIKIHPELWDEDIGL, translated from the coding sequence ATGGATAAATTCATGCAAGCAGCGGTTGAAGAAGCAAAAAAAGGATTATCTGAAGAAGGCATTCCAATTGGCTCCGTTCTTATCCATAAAGGCAAAATTATAGGTCGAGGTCATAACAGGCGCGTGCAGAATGGAAGCACAATACTTCACGGCGAAATGGACGCGCTGGAAAATGCTGGGCGGCATCCCTCAGTCTTTTACCGCGAATGTGTCCTTTATACCACATTATCCCCATGTCCAATGTGTTCTGGAGCCATTTTACTTTATGGCATTCCCCAAGTAATAATAGGAGAGAATAAGAACTTCATGGGTGAAGAAGAACTACTTAGATCCAGAGGAGTTAAAGTAGAAGTTATTCAAGATCCCTCATGTATTGAAATGATGTCCTGCTTCATTAAAATACACCCCGAATTATGGGATGAAGATATAGGATTATAA
- a CDS encoding GNAT family N-acetyltransferase, whose translation MIREANVDDTESIVDLWEEMMDFHIQKNNIYETKDDAREIYTFYLEKVIESHENIVLVCEIENKIVGYIMAEKSSLPPVYKEENVGTVIEICITEKYRNKGIGEKLLEKTEKWFLSKDINTIECVISDFNEISKGFWFKNKYNPYNLVCFKRLR comes from the coding sequence ATGATAAGAGAAGCAAATGTTGATGACACAGAATCAATTGTAGATTTATGGGAAGAAATGATGGATTTTCATATCCAAAAAAACAATATATATGAAACTAAAGATGATGCACGGGAAATCTATACATTTTATCTTGAAAAAGTCATCGAAAGCCATGAGAACATAGTCTTAGTCTGCGAAATTGAAAATAAAATTGTAGGCTACATAATGGCCGAAAAATCATCGCTTCCCCCTGTTTATAAAGAAGAAAATGTAGGGACAGTAATAGAAATATGCATAACAGAAAAATATCGAAATAAAGGAATTGGAGAAAAATTACTGGAGAAAACTGAAAAATGGTTTTTGTCTAAAGATATTAATACAATTGAGTGCGTAATTTCTGATTTTAATGAAATATCAAAAGGTTTCTGGTTTAAAAACAAGTACAATCCTTATAACTTAGTATGTTTTAAGCGATTAAGATGA
- a CDS encoding undecaprenyl-diphosphate phosphatase, translating to MDIINILIGISIGVVQGLTEFLPVSSSAHLVFMHELTGFAPNLAFDILLHVGTLIAVVAYFWKDIAQMIMAFISSIMDIPRHRFIKGIKEDQFKKMAWFIIIGSIPAGLAAFLFKDLFESLFSNSTAVGFFLLITGFLLWGSERLSRRSSKTSLNSDNKVTLEKMNAKDALVIGTAQAFSIAPGISRSGSTISTGLFLGLERELAARFSFLLSIPAILGAAMVQINDISLGFDTNTGAFVAGLIAAAVSGYLAIKLMLKLIKERSLMIFAYYCWIVGLAAIVISLLF from the coding sequence ATGGACATAATAAATATTTTAATAGGAATTAGTATCGGTGTTGTTCAAGGATTAACTGAGTTTTTACCGGTGAGCAGTTCTGCACACCTTGTATTTATGCATGAACTTACAGGATTTGCTCCAAATCTGGCATTTGATATATTGCTTCATGTGGGGACCCTGATAGCAGTAGTAGCTTATTTTTGGAAGGACATAGCTCAGATGATAATGGCTTTTATATCCAGTATTATGGATATACCTCGGCACAGATTTATAAAAGGTATTAAGGAAGATCAGTTTAAAAAAATGGCGTGGTTTATAATAATTGGTTCTATACCTGCAGGATTAGCAGCGTTCCTTTTTAAAGACTTATTTGAAAGTTTGTTTAGTAACTCAACAGCCGTAGGATTCTTTTTACTTATTACGGGGTTCTTACTTTGGGGATCTGAGAGATTATCGCGAAGATCCAGTAAAACAAGTTTGAATAGTGACAATAAAGTAACTCTGGAGAAAATGAACGCTAAAGATGCTTTAGTAATTGGAACTGCTCAAGCATTTTCTATAGCTCCAGGTATATCTCGTTCTGGATCTACTATTTCTACAGGACTATTTTTAGGTCTTGAAAGAGAGCTTGCAGCTCGTTTTAGTTTTTTACTTTCAATACCTGCCATACTGGGAGCGGCAATGGTGCAGATAAATGATATAAGTTTAGGTTTTGATACCAACACAGGGGCTTTTGTTGCAGGGCTCATTGCAGCAGCTGTATCTGGTTATCTGGCTATTAAATTAATGTTGAAACTAATAAAAGAGAGAAGCTTAATGATATTTGCTTATTACTGCTGGATCGTTGGATTGGCAGCTATAGTAATTAGTTTACTATTTTAA
- a CDS encoding aldo/keto reductase — translation MLYRNFGKTGKEVSILGFGCMRLPILNDKPEKINEPLATEMLHYAIDHGVNYIDTAYPYHKGMSEIAVGNALKNGYRDQVYLSTKLPSWLVQKKEDFDSFLDEQLKKLQTDRIDFYLLHGLHRNFWEKLLNLDVFEFLDSAVEDGRIGHVGFSFHDELEFFKEVVDSYKWDFSQIQYNYIDQEFQAERAGLNYAADKMGTVIMEPLRGSCLTDNIPLDIQAIWDKSSVKRSLAEWALLFLWDQPEVNVVLSGMSKMEHVVDNINIAEKGHANVLTDDERNLIEEVRETYSARMHAGCTSCNYCMPCPQGVDIPLNLNLLNDTYIYKNMQKPSGNYSFLIAKGMSASFCNQCGACEEACTQNLQIREYLKEAVETFEK, via the coding sequence TTGTTATACAGAAATTTCGGAAAAACAGGCAAAGAGGTTTCAATACTTGGTTTTGGATGCATGAGGCTTCCAATACTTAATGATAAACCAGAAAAAATAAATGAACCGCTGGCAACAGAAATGCTCCATTACGCCATAGATCACGGCGTGAATTACATTGATACAGCTTATCCTTATCACAAAGGTATGAGCGAAATTGCAGTTGGAAATGCATTGAAAAACGGTTACAGGGATCAGGTGTATCTTTCCACCAAATTACCCAGCTGGCTTGTTCAAAAAAAGGAAGACTTTGACAGCTTTCTGGATGAACAGCTCAAAAAACTACAAACCGACAGGATAGATTTCTATCTCCTGCACGGTCTCCACAGGAATTTTTGGGAAAAGCTGCTGAATCTAGACGTTTTCGAATTCCTGGACTCTGCAGTTGAAGACGGCAGAATAGGCCATGTTGGCTTTTCATTCCACGATGAACTTGAATTTTTTAAGGAAGTTGTGGACTCTTACAAATGGGATTTTTCTCAGATCCAGTACAACTACATCGATCAGGAGTTTCAGGCAGAAAGGGCAGGACTTAACTACGCAGCAGACAAAATGGGGACTGTAATCATGGAACCGCTTAGAGGGAGCTGCCTTACAGACAACATTCCGTTAGACATTCAGGCAATATGGGATAAATCCTCAGTTAAAAGAAGCCTTGCAGAATGGGCTCTGCTCTTTTTATGGGACCAGCCAGAAGTTAATGTGGTTTTAAGCGGCATGAGTAAAATGGAACATGTTGTAGACAATATAAATATTGCAGAAAAGGGCCACGCCAATGTTCTTACAGATGATGAAAGAAATCTAATTGAAGAAGTTAGAGAAACTTACAGTGCAAGAATGCATGCTGGCTGCACAAGCTGTAACTACTGCATGCCCTGTCCTCAGGGAGTGGATATTCCACTGAACTTGAATCTATTAAACGACACTTACATCTATAAAAACATGCAAAAACCGTCTGGAAACTATTCCTTCTTAATAGCCAAAGGAATGAGTGCTTCATTTTGTAATCAGTGTGGCGCATGTGAAGAAGCATGTACACAAAACCTTCAAATAAGGGAATATCTTAAAGAAGCAGTTGAAACTTTTGAGAAGTAG
- a CDS encoding structural protein — MKAEQLHRVITAMNKKINDIISQETGGVHFGGHVELLAAVASIEELYDLSYAPEAEAKRTGIMHIMISAMLEGQSAEQITQILKTKGLTDGDAYKVAVSEKRRIENLADWYEYYGAGYKFFSAISEDDACEICKNAYENNKKHPIEQLNMLPPLHGECRCDLMFHRK; from the coding sequence ATGAAAGCTGAACAACTGCACAGAGTCATCACAGCAATGAATAAAAAAATAAATGATATCATAAGCCAGGAAACAGGCGGAGTGCACTTTGGAGGGCATGTAGAACTACTTGCCGCTGTCGCGTCCATTGAAGAACTCTATGATTTAAGTTATGCTCCTGAAGCAGAAGCTAAAAGAACAGGGATCATGCACATAATGATAAGTGCCATGCTGGAAGGTCAATCGGCAGAACAAATAACCCAAATACTCAAAACTAAAGGATTAACAGACGGTGATGCATATAAAGTAGCGGTAAGCGAAAAACGGAGGATTGAAAACCTCGCTGACTGGTATGAGTATTATGGTGCAGGATATAAATTCTTCAGCGCAATATCTGAAGATGATGCATGTGAAATATGTAAAAATGCCTATGAAAACAATAAAAAACATCCTATAGAACAGTTAAATATGTTGCCACCTTTACACGGTGAATGCCGATGTGATTTAATGTTTCACCGAAAATAA